The following proteins are encoded in a genomic region of Streptomyces collinus Tu 365:
- a CDS encoding serine/threonine-protein kinase, whose protein sequence is MSQAQRPCQRPGCEGSYEDVGGGELYCDTCGLAPVVSATGMVGSPPTGVTRGSSASGGSGSTGRSARTSSQSSKSRRSVSGRLSRSLSGSATGRSVSVRSSGSSSGTSARGRLGAGLVSVPQVPRPDPRAMVLDNPEVPERKRFCSRSDCGAPVGRARGERPGRTEGFCTKCGHPYSFVPKLKAGDVVHGQYEVAGCLAHGGLGWIYLAVDRAVSDRWVVLKGLLDTGDQDAMAAAISERRFLAEIEHANIVRIYNFVEHLDQRTGSLDGYIVMEYVGGKSLKEIANARRTPDGRRDPLPVEQACAYGIEALEALGHLHSRNLLYCDFKVDNAIQTEDQLKLIDMGAVRRMDDDESAIYGTVGYQAPEVAEIGPSVASDLYTVGRTLAVLTFDFQGYTNVFVDSLPDPDNIEVFHRYESFYRLLVRATDPDPARRFASAQEMAEQLTGVLREVVSLQTGQARPALSTLFGPEVRVTDTELFPRLDGDVSRLGARATRAAGSPPELPPPALVRPVDTPAAALALPVPLVDPADPNAGFLAGLMASAPAELIAALDAAPVRTVETRLRQVRARLESGDHPGALAALAELEGERPDDWRVVWYRGTAALVTGDFEGAALSFDAVYDAFPGEAAPKLALGLCAEVLGQLDNAAEYYRLVWATDPSFVSAAFGLARVQLAAGDRQGAVRTLESVPESSIHYTAARVAAVRARLRQRTAVAGDVPFLDDLTAAAGQVEALRTYGLDPARREQLSAEVLGSALDWILSGGQGADLPATGGRVLLGSGLDERGLRFGLERAYRTLARLAPGGEERIELVERANRYRPRTWV, encoded by the coding sequence ATGAGTCAGGCACAGCGGCCGTGCCAGCGGCCCGGCTGCGAGGGGTCGTACGAGGACGTCGGCGGCGGTGAGCTGTACTGCGACACCTGCGGCCTCGCCCCGGTCGTCTCCGCGACCGGCATGGTCGGCTCACCGCCCACCGGGGTCACCAGGGGCTCCTCGGCGAGCGGCGGTTCGGGCTCCACGGGCCGCAGCGCGCGGACGTCGTCGCAGTCGTCGAAGTCGCGGCGGTCGGTGTCCGGGCGGCTCTCCCGCTCCCTGTCGGGCAGCGCCACCGGCCGCTCGGTGTCGGTGCGCAGCTCCGGCTCCTCCTCCGGGACCTCCGCCCGCGGCCGGCTCGGCGCCGGTCTGGTGTCGGTGCCGCAGGTGCCGCGGCCCGACCCGCGCGCCATGGTGCTCGACAACCCGGAGGTGCCCGAGCGCAAGCGGTTCTGCTCGCGCTCCGACTGCGGAGCGCCGGTCGGCCGGGCCCGCGGCGAGCGGCCCGGACGCACGGAGGGCTTCTGCACCAAGTGCGGGCACCCGTACTCGTTCGTGCCCAAGCTGAAGGCCGGGGACGTCGTGCACGGCCAGTACGAGGTGGCCGGCTGCCTGGCGCACGGCGGTCTGGGCTGGATCTACCTCGCGGTGGACCGGGCGGTCTCCGACCGCTGGGTGGTGCTCAAGGGCCTGCTGGACACCGGCGACCAGGACGCGATGGCCGCCGCGATCTCCGAGCGGCGCTTCCTCGCCGAGATCGAGCACGCCAACATCGTGCGGATCTACAACTTCGTGGAGCACCTCGACCAGCGCACCGGCTCCCTCGACGGCTACATCGTCATGGAGTACGTCGGCGGCAAGTCGCTGAAGGAGATCGCCAACGCCCGCCGCACACCGGACGGCCGGCGCGACCCGCTGCCGGTGGAGCAGGCGTGCGCGTACGGCATCGAGGCGCTGGAGGCGCTCGGCCACCTGCACAGCCGCAACCTGCTGTACTGCGACTTCAAGGTCGACAACGCCATCCAGACCGAGGACCAGCTCAAGCTGATCGACATGGGCGCGGTGCGCCGCATGGACGACGACGAGTCGGCGATCTACGGCACGGTCGGCTACCAGGCGCCGGAGGTGGCCGAGATCGGCCCGTCGGTGGCGAGCGACCTGTACACCGTGGGCCGCACCCTCGCGGTGCTCACGTTCGACTTCCAGGGCTACACGAACGTCTTCGTGGACTCCCTGCCCGACCCGGACAACATCGAGGTCTTCCACCGCTACGAGTCCTTCTACCGGCTCCTGGTGCGGGCCACCGACCCCGACCCGGCCCGCCGGTTCGCCTCCGCGCAGGAGATGGCCGAGCAGCTGACCGGGGTGCTGCGCGAGGTCGTCTCGCTGCAGACGGGGCAGGCCAGGCCCGCGCTGTCGACGCTGTTCGGGCCGGAGGTGCGGGTCACGGACACGGAGTTGTTCCCCCGTCTCGACGGGGACGTGTCACGGCTGGGCGCGCGCGCCACGCGGGCCGCCGGGTCTCCCCCGGAGCTGCCCCCGCCGGCCCTCGTCAGACCCGTGGACACCCCGGCGGCCGCCCTCGCGCTGCCCGTCCCGCTGGTCGACCCGGCCGACCCCAACGCCGGTTTCCTGGCGGGGCTGATGGCGTCCGCGCCGGCGGAGCTGATCGCCGCGCTGGACGCGGCGCCGGTACGGACCGTGGAGACCCGGCTGCGGCAGGTCCGCGCCCGACTGGAGAGCGGCGACCACCCCGGCGCGCTGGCGGCGCTGGCCGAGCTGGAGGGCGAACGGCCCGACGACTGGCGGGTGGTGTGGTACCGGGGCACGGCCGCCCTGGTCACCGGGGACTTCGAGGGCGCGGCGCTGTCCTTCGACGCGGTCTACGACGCCTTCCCGGGCGAGGCCGCGCCCAAGCTGGCGCTCGGCCTGTGCGCGGAGGTGCTGGGCCAGCTGGACAACGCGGCCGAGTACTACCGGCTGGTGTGGGCGACCGACCCGAGCTTCGTCAGCGCCGCCTTCGGCCTGGCCAGGGTGCAGCTCGCGGCCGGTGACCGGCAGGGCGCGGTACGCACCCTGGAGTCGGTGCCGGAGTCCTCCATCCACTACACGGCGGCCCGGGTCGCGGCCGTCCGGGCCCGGCTCAGACAGCGCACGGCGGTCGCCGGTGACGTACCGTTCCTGGACGACCTGACCGCCGCCGCGGGCCAGGTCGAGGCGCTCCGGACGTACGGTCTGGACCCCGCCAGGCGCGAGCAGTTGTCGGCCGAAGTGCTCGGCAGCGCCCTGGACTGGATACTCTCCGGAGGCCAGGGAGCCGACCTGCCCGCCACCGGCGGGCGGGTGCTGCTCGGCAGCGGTCTGGACGAGCGGGGCCTCCGCTTCGGCCTGGAGCGCGCGTACCGCACGCTGGCGCGCCTCGCGCCCGGCGGTGAGGAGAGGATCGAGCTGGTGGAACGGGCCAACCGTTACCGCCCCCGGACGTGGGTGTAG
- a CDS encoding PP2C family serine/threonine-protein phosphatase, whose translation MSQMPQQAALAKCPSCAEPLESGDLFCGACGYDLSVVPAPPQDHPTLTMTGPATPADGVDWPAPDPAGSGATPPTAHRAADVPGTDSGGNPLHGQEQQHPHEPREPHEPREPHEPPASGVRFDRPAEPEEYPLQAPDPRVAADTAVPEGAAKVCVACRAGQVDDDGYCENCGHAQPRERDHMERESGPVAAVSDRGLRHHRNEDSFTVGHTALSDGTPAAVAVVCDGVSSATRPDEASAAAARTAGDLLLAALPRGTHPQQAMHEAIVAAAQAVDALAGEPASAREHTPHQNAPACTFVGAVVASGLLVVGWVGDSRAYWVPADRSAPAARLTEDDSWAAQMVAAGLMNEAEAYADERAHAITGWLGADAYELEPHTASFKPDRPGVVVVCTDGLWNYAETAEEMAEIVPLDAATRPLHGARVLVGHALDGGGHDNVTVALLPFPAPPQGAGSA comes from the coding sequence ATGTCGCAGATGCCCCAGCAGGCCGCACTGGCGAAGTGCCCGAGCTGCGCGGAGCCGCTCGAGTCGGGTGACCTCTTCTGCGGTGCGTGCGGATACGACCTGTCCGTCGTGCCCGCCCCGCCGCAGGACCATCCGACGCTCACCATGACCGGTCCGGCGACGCCCGCCGACGGCGTGGACTGGCCCGCCCCCGACCCGGCCGGCTCCGGTGCCACGCCGCCCACGGCGCACCGGGCCGCCGACGTGCCCGGCACCGACTCGGGCGGCAACCCGCTGCACGGGCAGGAGCAGCAGCACCCGCACGAGCCGCGTGAGCCGCACGAGCCGCGGGAGCCGCACGAGCCGCCCGCCTCCGGTGTCCGCTTCGACCGGCCCGCGGAACCCGAGGAGTACCCGTTGCAGGCACCGGACCCGCGCGTGGCCGCCGACACCGCCGTGCCGGAGGGCGCGGCGAAGGTGTGCGTCGCCTGCCGGGCCGGCCAGGTCGACGACGACGGCTACTGCGAGAACTGCGGGCACGCCCAGCCGCGTGAACGCGACCACATGGAGCGGGAGTCGGGCCCGGTCGCCGCGGTCAGCGACCGCGGCCTGCGCCACCACCGCAACGAGGACTCCTTCACCGTCGGGCACACCGCGCTGTCCGACGGCACGCCCGCCGCCGTGGCGGTGGTCTGCGACGGCGTGTCCTCCGCGACCCGGCCCGACGAGGCCTCGGCGGCCGCCGCGCGGACGGCCGGTGACCTCCTGCTGGCCGCGCTGCCGCGCGGCACGCACCCCCAGCAGGCGATGCACGAGGCGATCGTGGCCGCCGCGCAGGCGGTCGACGCGCTGGCCGGTGAGCCCGCCTCGGCCCGTGAGCACACCCCGCACCAGAACGCCCCGGCCTGCACCTTCGTCGGCGCGGTGGTCGCCTCCGGGCTGCTGGTGGTCGGCTGGGTCGGCGACAGCCGCGCCTACTGGGTGCCGGCGGACCGCTCGGCGCCCGCGGCCCGGCTGACCGAGGACGACTCCTGGGCCGCCCAGATGGTCGCGGCCGGCCTGATGAACGAGGCGGAGGCGTACGCGGACGAGCGGGCCCACGCCATCACCGGCTGGCTCGGCGCGGACGCCTACGAACTGGAGCCGCACACCGCGTCGTTCAAGCCGGACCGGCCGGGCGTGGTGGTGGTGTGCACCGACGGCCTGTGGAACTACGCCGAGACGGCCGAGGAGATGGCCGAGATCGTGCCCCTGGACGCGGCCACCCGTCCGCTGCACGGCGCCCGGGTCCTGGTCGGCCACGCCCTGGACGGCGGGGGCCACGACAACGTAACAGTGGCCCTCCTGCCGTTCCCCGCACCGCCGCAGGGGGCAGGATCGGCCTGA
- a CDS encoding vWA domain-containing protein, with the protein MANFAKSNVPQFSVDVYQNEYLPEGGREVNAIVTVTATGGGTVGSAVAAPHLYAPGQGPSAAVAIMVDCSGSMEYPPTKMRNARDATAAAVDTLRDGVHFAVIGGTHVAKEVYPGGGRLAVADAATREEAKQALRRLSAGGGTAIGTWLRLADRLLSSADVAIRHGILLTDGRNEHESPEDLRAALDECAGRFTCDARGVGTDWEVKEVTGIASALLGTADIVADPAGLAADFTRMMETAMGKEVADVALRVWTPVGTTIRFVKQVAPTVEELTGRRTEAGPRAGDYPTGSWGDESRDYHLCVEVPAAGLGQEMLAARVSLVVPQADGTVQNLGAQGLVRAVWTDDMAASTSISPQVAHYTGQAELAQAIQQGLDLRKAGDFDGATAKLGRAVQLASASGNADTAKLLSKVVDVVDAATGTVRLKAKVAEADEMTLETRSTKTVRVKK; encoded by the coding sequence ATGGCCAATTTCGCCAAGTCGAACGTGCCGCAGTTCTCGGTCGACGTCTACCAGAACGAGTACCTGCCCGAGGGCGGCCGCGAGGTCAACGCCATCGTCACCGTGACCGCGACCGGTGGCGGCACGGTCGGCAGCGCCGTCGCGGCCCCGCACCTGTACGCGCCCGGCCAGGGGCCCTCCGCCGCAGTGGCGATCATGGTCGACTGCTCGGGTTCCATGGAGTACCCGCCGACCAAGATGCGCAACGCCCGAGACGCCACGGCCGCCGCCGTCGACACCCTGCGCGACGGCGTGCACTTCGCGGTGATCGGCGGCACGCACGTCGCCAAGGAGGTCTATCCCGGCGGCGGGCGGCTCGCGGTCGCCGACGCCGCCACCCGCGAGGAGGCCAAGCAGGCGCTGCGCCGGCTGAGCGCGGGCGGCGGTACGGCCATCGGCACCTGGCTGCGGCTGGCCGACCGGCTGCTGTCCTCGGCCGACGTCGCCATCCGGCACGGCATCCTGCTCACCGACGGCCGCAACGAGCACGAGTCGCCGGAGGACCTGCGGGCCGCGCTGGACGAGTGCGCCGGGCGGTTCACCTGTGACGCGCGGGGCGTGGGCACCGACTGGGAAGTGAAAGAAGTCACAGGCATCGCCTCGGCGCTGCTCGGCACGGCGGACATCGTCGCCGATCCGGCGGGCCTGGCCGCCGACTTCACGCGGATGATGGAGACGGCGATGGGCAAGGAGGTCGCCGACGTGGCCCTGCGGGTGTGGACGCCGGTCGGCACCACCATCCGGTTCGTCAAGCAAGTAGCGCCCACCGTCGAGGAGTTGACCGGCCGACGGACCGAGGCGGGCCCGCGCGCCGGCGACTATCCCACCGGGTCCTGGGGCGACGAGTCCCGCGACTACCACCTGTGCGTCGAGGTCCCGGCGGCCGGTCTCGGCCAGGAGATGCTCGCCGCGCGGGTCTCCCTGGTCGTCCCACAAGCGGACGGAACGGTACAGAACCTCGGGGCGCAGGGGCTCGTACGGGCCGTGTGGACCGACGACATGGCCGCCTCGACCTCGATCAGCCCCCAGGTGGCGCACTACACCGGGCAGGCCGAACTGGCACAGGCCATCCAACAGGGGCTCGACCTTCGCAAAGCGGGCGATTTCGACGGGGCAACGGCCAAATTGGGACGTGCTGTTCAGCTCGCGAGTGCCTCGGGGAACGCGGATACTGCGAAACTGCTTTCGAAGGTGGTGGACGTGGTCGACGCGGCGACAGGTACTGTGCGACTGAAGGCGAAGGTCGCGGAGGCCGACGAGATGACTCTCGAGACCCGGTCCACAAAGACTGTTCGTGTAAAGAAGTGA
- a CDS encoding FHA domain-containing protein: MPTCPNGHQSGSDDWCEVCGHRMAGAVPPPPPPPPAGGGYGFPPPQGGPGGRPAGGPGGAEPELCPQCRTPREGGAPFCEECRWNFLTNTATSYTPAAPRPAQPRFQPPSATYGGGDSYEYQGSRPSQMNRPAEPIPSFGSEPSGPTPFAGERGRSGPPPTSGGQGGPDAFGGARRPAGAPQGFGGGQGAGPGGPGGSGGPGGSGGRGGPSGFGGDSGGPGGSGGPGGPSGFGGDSGGPGGSGGPGGPSGFGGDSGGPGGRGGPSGFGGDSGNPGGFSGAPGGPGGFGAGPGGPGGSGGPGGFGGGPGGPGGPGQGPGGPGNPSGPPPFGRDPFGSESSGPGGYGGPGGPGGSGGPGGTSGRGGPGGPSGFGGDPSRPVPPPGPTPQGGPGGPAGGAPQAFQQSAPPAYPQETGRPPAGGPSFGGAEDDWVISPPSGGPGQGGGYGYPQPGATQAPNGPGYPQAQRQPARWTATIGPDRDYFMAMMQRSGPEAAGLNLPAYSPEQQRALTGNQVTIGRRRHSTGDTPDIDLSVPPEDPGVSHQHAVLVQQPDGGWAVVDQNSTNGTTVNGSDEPIQPFVPVPLQDGDRVHVGAWTTITVHRG; encoded by the coding sequence ATGCCGACCTGCCCGAACGGACACCAGTCGGGTTCCGACGACTGGTGCGAGGTCTGCGGTCACCGCATGGCCGGTGCCGTGCCCCCGCCCCCTCCGCCGCCCCCGGCCGGCGGCGGCTACGGCTTCCCGCCCCCGCAGGGCGGTCCCGGCGGCCGCCCGGCCGGCGGCCCCGGCGGGGCCGAGCCCGAACTGTGCCCGCAGTGCCGCACGCCCCGGGAGGGCGGCGCGCCCTTCTGCGAGGAGTGCCGGTGGAACTTCCTCACCAACACGGCCACCTCGTACACCCCGGCCGCCCCGCGTCCGGCCCAGCCCCGCTTCCAGCCGCCGAGCGCGACCTACGGCGGCGGCGACTCCTACGAGTACCAGGGCTCGCGGCCCTCGCAGATGAACCGGCCCGCCGAGCCCATCCCGTCCTTCGGCAGCGAGCCGTCGGGCCCGACGCCGTTCGCCGGTGAGCGCGGCCGCTCCGGCCCGCCGCCCACCTCGGGCGGCCAGGGCGGCCCGGACGCCTTCGGCGGCGCCCGGCGCCCGGCCGGTGCCCCGCAGGGCTTCGGCGGCGGCCAGGGCGCGGGTCCCGGTGGTCCTGGTGGTTCTGGCGGTCCTGGTGGTTCTGGTGGCCGCGGTGGTCCGTCCGGCTTCGGTGGCGACTCCGGCGGTCCTGGTGGTTCCGGTGGCCCCGGTGGTCCGTCCGGCTTCGGTGGCGACTCCGGCGGTCCTGGTGGTTCCGGTGGCCCCGGTGGTCCGTCCGGCTTCGGTGGCGACTCCGGCGGTCCTGGTGGCCGCGGTGGTCCGTCCGGCTTCGGTGGCGACTCCGGCAATCCTGGTGGCTTCAGTGGCGCCCCCGGTGGTCCGGGCGGCTTCGGTGCCGGCCCGGGTGGTCCCGGCGGTTCCGGCGGTCCGGGCGGTTTCGGTGGTGGTCCTGGTGGTCCGGGTGGTCCGGGGCAGGGTCCGGGTGGTCCCGGCAACCCGTCCGGCCCGCCGCCCTTCGGACGCGACCCGTTCGGCTCCGAGTCCTCCGGCCCCGGCGGGTACGGCGGTCCCGGCGGCCCGGGTGGTTCCGGCGGCCCCGGCGGCACCAGTGGCCGTGGCGGCCCCGGTGGCCCGTCGGGCTTCGGTGGCGACCCCTCCCGTCCGGTTCCGCCGCCCGGCCCGACCCCGCAGGGCGGCCCCGGTGGCCCGGCCGGCGGTGCGCCGCAGGCCTTCCAGCAGTCCGCGCCGCCCGCCTACCCGCAGGAGACCGGCCGGCCCCCGGCCGGCGGTCCGTCCTTTGGCGGCGCCGAGGACGACTGGGTGATCTCCCCGCCGTCCGGCGGCCCCGGGCAGGGCGGTGGCTACGGCTACCCGCAGCCCGGTGCCACCCAGGCCCCGAACGGCCCCGGCTACCCGCAGGCGCAGCGTCAGCCGGCCCGCTGGACCGCGACCATCGGCCCGGACCGCGACTACTTCATGGCGATGATGCAGCGCTCGGGCCCCGAGGCCGCGGGCCTGAACCTGCCCGCGTACTCGCCCGAGCAGCAGCGCGCGCTGACCGGCAACCAGGTCACCATCGGCCGCCGCCGGCACTCCACCGGCGACACCCCCGACATCGACCTGTCGGTGCCGCCGGAGGACCCGGGTGTCTCGCACCAGCACGCGGTGCTGGTCCAGCAGCCGGACGGCGGCTGGGCGGTCGTCGACCAGAACTCGACGAACGGCACCACGGTCAACGGCTCGGACGAGCCGATCCAGCCGTTCGTGCCGGTGCCGCTGCAGGACGGCGACCGGGTGCACGTGGGCGCCTGGACGACGATCACCGTCCACCGGGGCTGA
- a CDS encoding methyltransferase domain-containing protein, whose amino-acid sequence MGVHDTGIDELAAEARAALVAEIDAEGAWDEDPVWREAFARVPRHLFVPYYYVGVRGGYERRWGESPDPGARERWVRGAYADVPLATRLRDGELLSSSSQPSLMARMLVALRVAEGDRVLEVGAGTGYNAALLAHRLGDDDLVTTVDLEPEITESAARHLAAAGHHPVVVTGDGARGVPERAPFDRIIATCALPTVPGAWLAQCRPGARILTPLATGLLALTVRHDGHAEGRFLPAAAYFVPLRGAGGGRPAAVSLAGLPAGAGEQETFRFLLALTRGVLDPRDAYGLWEREGGPGRERYGVTVGGAHAWAWLDDPEGPYAWPLP is encoded by the coding sequence ATGGGCGTCCACGACACGGGGATCGACGAGCTCGCCGCCGAGGCACGGGCCGCGCTGGTCGCGGAGATCGACGCCGAGGGGGCCTGGGACGAGGACCCGGTGTGGCGGGAGGCGTTCGCCCGGGTGCCCCGGCACCTGTTCGTGCCCTACTACTACGTCGGCGTCCGGGGCGGCTACGAACGCCGCTGGGGCGAGAGCCCGGACCCCGGGGCGCGGGAGCGCTGGGTGCGCGGCGCCTACGCCGACGTCCCGCTGGCCACCCGGCTGCGCGACGGCGAACTGCTCTCGTCCAGCAGCCAGCCCTCGCTGATGGCGCGGATGCTGGTGGCCCTGCGCGTGGCGGAGGGCGACCGGGTCCTCGAGGTGGGTGCGGGCACCGGCTACAACGCCGCCCTGCTCGCCCACCGGCTCGGCGACGACGACCTCGTCACCACCGTCGACCTGGAACCGGAGATCACCGAGTCCGCCGCCCGGCACCTCGCGGCGGCCGGTCACCACCCGGTGGTCGTCACCGGTGACGGCGCGCGCGGAGTGCCCGAACGCGCCCCCTTCGACCGGATCATCGCCACCTGCGCGCTGCCCACGGTGCCCGGCGCCTGGCTGGCCCAGTGCCGTCCCGGCGCCCGGATCCTGACCCCGCTGGCCACCGGTCTGCTCGCGCTCACCGTCCGGCACGACGGCCACGCCGAGGGCCGCTTCCTGCCCGCGGCCGCCTACTTCGTCCCGCTGCGCGGCGCGGGCGGCGGGCGTCCCGCGGCGGTGTCCCTGGCCGGGCTGCCGGCCGGCGCCGGGGAGCAGGAGACGTTCCGCTTCCTGCTCGCTCTGACCAGGGGCGTACTGGACCCGCGGGACGCCTACGGGCTGTGGGAGCGCGAGGGCGGCCCCGGCCGGGAGCGCTACGGCGTCACGGTCGGCGGCGCGCACGCCTGGGCCTGGCTGGACGACCCGGAGGGGCCGTACGCCTGGCCCCTGCCGTGA
- a CDS encoding globin: MNEIRRGTLQEQTFYEQVGGEETFRRLVHRFYEGVAEDPELRAMYPEEDLGPAEERLTLFLMQYWGGPTTYSENRGHPRLRMRHAPFTVDRAAHDAWLRHMRVAVDELGLSEEHERTLWNYLTYAAQSMVNTVG; this comes from the coding sequence GTGAATGAGATTCGGCGCGGCACGCTTCAGGAGCAGACCTTCTACGAGCAGGTCGGCGGGGAGGAGACCTTCCGTCGGCTCGTCCACCGTTTCTACGAGGGAGTCGCCGAGGACCCGGAGCTGCGGGCGATGTACCCGGAGGAGGACCTGGGCCCGGCCGAGGAACGGCTGACGCTTTTCCTCATGCAGTACTGGGGCGGCCCCACCACCTACAGCGAGAACCGCGGCCACCCCCGGCTGCGCATGCGGCACGCCCCCTTCACCGTGGACCGGGCGGCGCACGACGCCTGGCTGCGGCACATGCGGGTGGCCGTCGACGAGCTGGGGCTCTCCGAGGAGCACGAGCGGACGCTGTGGAACTACCTGACGTACGCGGCCCAGTCGATGGTGAACACGGTCGGCTGA
- a CDS encoding acyl-CoA thioesterase — translation MRHLYRCPLRWADMDAYGHVNNVVFLRYLEEARIDFLFRPDKDFQQGSVVARHEIDYKRQLVHRHHPVDIELWITQIRAASFTITYEVKDEDVVYVRASTVVVPFDFEAQRPRRITEEEREFLLGYTDDAAEEAVAA, via the coding sequence TTGCGGCACCTCTACCGCTGCCCGCTGCGCTGGGCGGACATGGACGCGTACGGCCACGTCAACAACGTGGTGTTCCTCCGCTATCTGGAGGAGGCCCGTATCGACTTCCTGTTCCGCCCGGACAAGGATTTCCAGCAGGGGTCCGTGGTGGCGCGCCATGAGATCGACTACAAGCGGCAGCTCGTCCACCGGCACCACCCGGTGGACATCGAGCTGTGGATCACGCAGATCCGGGCCGCGTCCTTCACCATCACCTACGAGGTGAAGGACGAGGACGTCGTCTACGTGCGGGCGTCCACCGTGGTCGTGCCGTTCGACTTCGAGGCCCAGCGGCCGCGCCGGATCACCGAGGAGGAGCGCGAGTTCCTCCTCGGGTACACGGACGACGCGGCCGAGGAGGCCGTCGCCGCATGA
- the ettA gene encoding energy-dependent translational throttle protein EttA encodes MAEFIYTMRKARKAHGDKVILDDVTLSFLPGAKIGVVGPNGAGKSTVLKIMAGLEQPSNGDAFLSPGYSVGILLQEPPLNEAKTVLENVQEGVAEIKGKLDRFNEIAELMATDYSDALLDEMGKLQEELDHANAWDLDAQLEQAMDALGCPPGDWPVTNLSGGEKRRVALCKLLLEQPDLLLLDEPTNHLDAESVNWLEQHLAKYPGTVVAITHDRYFLDNVAEWILELDRGRAYPYEGNYSTYLETKATRLKVEGQKDAKRQKRLKEELEWVRSNAKGRQAKSKARLARYEEMAAEADKMRKLDFEEIQIPPGPRLGSIVVEVDKLNKAFGEKVLVDGLSFTLPRNGIVGVIGPNGAGKTTLFKMIQGLETPDSGDIKVGETVKISYVDQSRENLDPKKTLWEVVSDGLDYINVGQVEMPSRAYVSAFGFKGPDQQKPTGVLSGGERNRLNLALTLKQGGNLLLLDEPTNDLDVETLSSLENALLDFPGCAVVVSHDRWFLDRVATHILAYEGESRWFWFEGNFESYEKNKVERLGADAARPHRATYKKLTRG; translated from the coding sequence TTGGCTGAGTTCATTTACACCATGCGCAAGGCGCGCAAAGCGCACGGCGACAAGGTGATCCTCGACGACGTCACCCTGAGCTTCCTGCCGGGAGCGAAGATCGGTGTCGTCGGCCCGAACGGTGCCGGTAAGTCGACCGTGCTGAAGATCATGGCAGGGCTGGAGCAGCCCTCCAACGGTGACGCCTTCCTGTCGCCGGGCTACAGCGTCGGCATCCTGCTGCAGGAGCCGCCGCTGAACGAGGCGAAGACCGTCCTGGAGAACGTCCAGGAGGGTGTCGCCGAGATCAAGGGCAAGCTCGACCGGTTCAACGAGATCGCCGAGCTGATGGCGACCGACTACTCCGACGCGCTGCTCGACGAGATGGGCAAGCTGCAGGAGGAGCTGGACCACGCCAACGCCTGGGACCTCGACGCCCAGCTGGAGCAGGCCATGGACGCCCTGGGCTGCCCGCCCGGCGACTGGCCGGTCACCAACCTCTCCGGTGGTGAGAAGCGCCGCGTCGCGCTCTGCAAGCTGCTGCTGGAGCAGCCCGACCTGCTGCTCCTCGACGAGCCCACCAACCACCTCGACGCCGAGTCGGTGAACTGGCTGGAGCAGCACCTGGCCAAGTACCCGGGCACCGTCGTGGCGATCACCCACGACCGGTACTTCCTGGACAACGTCGCCGAGTGGATCCTCGAGCTGGACCGCGGCCGCGCCTACCCGTACGAGGGCAACTACTCCACCTACCTGGAGACCAAGGCCACGCGTCTCAAGGTCGAGGGCCAGAAGGACGCCAAGCGCCAGAAGCGGCTCAAGGAAGAGCTGGAGTGGGTCCGCTCCAACGCGAAGGGCCGCCAGGCCAAGTCCAAGGCCCGTCTCGCTCGCTACGAGGAGATGGCCGCCGAGGCCGACAAGATGCGGAAGCTGGACTTCGAGGAGATCCAGATCCCGCCGGGCCCGCGCCTGGGCAGCATCGTCGTCGAGGTCGACAAGCTCAACAAGGCCTTCGGTGAGAAGGTCCTCGTGGACGGCCTCAGCTTCACGCTGCCGCGCAACGGCATCGTGGGCGTCATCGGCCCGAACGGCGCCGGCAAGACCACGCTGTTCAAGATGATCCAGGGTCTGGAGACCCCGGACTCCGGTGACATCAAGGTCGGCGAGACCGTCAAGATCTCCTACGTCGACCAGAGCCGCGAGAACCTCGACCCGAAGAAGACGCTGTGGGAGGTCGTGTCCGACGGGCTCGACTACATCAACGTCGGCCAGGTCGAGATGCCGAGCCGGGCGTACGTGTCCGCGTTCGGCTTCAAGGGCCCGGACCAGCAGAAGCCGACCGGCGTCCTGTCCGGTGGTGAGCGCAACCGCCTCAACCTGGCGCTGACCCTCAAGCAGGGCGGCAACCTGCTGCTCCTCGACGAGCCCACCAACGACCTCGACGTGGAGACGCTCTCCAGCCTGGAGAACGCGCTGCTGGACTTCCCCGGCTGCGCCGTGGTCGTCTCCCACGACCGCTGGTTCCTGGACCGGGTCGCCACGCACATCCTCGCCTACGAGGGCGAGTCGCGCTGGTTCTGGTTCGAGGGCAACTTCGAGTCGTACGAGAAGAACAAGGTCGAGCGCCTCGGCGCGGACGCCGCGCGCCCGCACCGTGCCACCTACAAGAAGCTGACCCGGGGCTGA